gcaggtgTGAAGTCTCAGCACAGGTAGTTAAATATTAAGCCAAAACATGAACAAAGTTCCCAGTACCAGTAAGATTTCCATCTTCTGCTGTGTACAGCACATTCCCACGAGCACCTGGGCAGGACCTCAGTGGCATATCTTGTAAGGGGAGCATTTAGTGAATGAGTTACTTCTAGTTTGCCACCTGTAATGTTTCCACTTGCTACAGAGCCAAGCAGCTGATGGATAAATTGCCTGGAGAACTGTAGCAATGTTGTGCTTTGTTGTTCAATTTTCAGTGCCTGTAAAAGGAGGCTTTTAGAGTCATTGCTGGAAAACTGCCTCTATTTTAGACATAGATAGCTTCTCAGAAGATAAACTAAAATTAGCCAAGACATTAATTTGAAGTATAATTTTGAAAGATGGGATCCATGTAACCAATGCCAAAGAAAGCTgaagctttaaaataatttccattttgaaattGTTGTTCCTGCCAAATAGACAACTACATTAATTATTAACTACAACTAAAGATACAGTTTCAGAGTATTCCTTATTTTTGTACATTAGAAAAACCATGACTAACTTCAAGCCATGCTACTTCTGTTAGAGggaggtaaaataaaaaaagccttgAGCACAGAgcataaagaaaggaaataactgAATGTGCTTCAAGTAGCTGTGCATGGTGGTGCGTGGAaaagagctggcacagctctgcaagTGCTCTTAAGTCTTGCCTTCTGGTCTCTCATTATGCTCAATGTGCTTCCAAGGAGCAGGAAGGCAAAGTTTGCACaattgctttgtgttttttacGCTGCATTTGAATGGGAACTGGAATTCTCAACCGTCTGTGTGCAAATGGTGTTATGGAATGTGTAATTTAACTAAGCTTCAGTTTGCCTCAGAAGTAGCTGATTGTGTAGCAGGTATAGATGTTCTTTCTGGTGTTCATTAACTGCTTCTCCGCAACTCTAAAAGGTTCAGCTTGAAGTTGGCAAAGCCTTTGGCCTGTCTAAATGAAGCGTATCTTGGAGTTCTGAAGCCACAGCCAGCCTCAGTCACATGACTTCACATAGCCACTTCTCCCTTACCTCAGAGAAGATTTCATGTTGCAAGGACTAAATTATACTAAATGATCAATTCTCCTAAATCTTCCCCTTCCAGCATAGACTGTTTTCCTGCCAGGCTCAGGAGCCTGAAATGACACACAATCCCACCTGACCTGGCTGCACTGTGGTGTTCTAGCTTTGTGGCTTGGTGCAAGTCAGAACCCTTCTGTTGTACTTACTGTAAGAGCTTTCCCCTTTGGTTCACTGGAAGGGTTTTGAATTTGTGAGTAAAGCTAATGACTGCATTTTTGTCCTCCCAATGCTCACTTCCATGAAAGAAGTCTTTTTCTTGtgcagggagctcctggaggaaAGTGGACTGACTGTGGACACCTTGCAGAAGATGGGTCAGATCACATTTGAATTTGTAGGCAACTCTGAACTCATGGACGTTCACATTTTCCGGGCAGATCACTTTCATGGAGAGCCAACAGAAAGTGATGGTAGGTGGCTGGTGTGGGGAAAGGAAGGATGTGCATGCTCTTCTGAGACAGCATTGCCCTTATGAAATGGAGAACTATTCATGCTAAAATGCTTCCCAGAAGGAAGGCAGATGGGCTGTAGAGGGAAGCTGCTTGTTGACCAATATTCACAGTGTAGGCAGTAAAAATCCATGAGCAAGTCCCATGCAgagttcttttgttttctgccacCAGAAATGCGGCCCCAGTGGTTTCAGCTGGACGAGGTGCCATTCCATTGCATGTGGCCAGATGACAGCTATTGGTTTCCCCTGCTGCTTCAGAGAAAGCTGTTTCGTGGCTATTTTAAGTTCCAGGGACAAGACACCatcctggagcacagcctgaaAGAAGTGGAGGAAGTTTAAGAAAGCAGAAGCGTTCACCCCACGTGCTACTGCCCACATTGGGCTACAGCATCCTGAGTATGACTTATGAGGGTCTCCTTGCTCAGCTCTCCAGAAAACAAGACTTATTTTCCAGGCCACTGCAAAGTAAGGAAAGTAAGGGGGTTTCTTagagcagaaatgaaagcaacAAGATTTTCCATGCTGTGAAGTCCCTGGTTGTGGTAGGCTTTGGCGGTTATGTGATCACAGCTATTAAAAACTTAAGTGTTAACCCTTTTTAGTGGCTTAAGCTTTTCCCCTATGGGTACAATgtttcattattattaaa
The genomic region above belongs to Vidua chalybeata isolate OUT-0048 chromosome 16, bVidCha1 merged haplotype, whole genome shotgun sequence and contains:
- the NUDT1 gene encoding oxidized purine nucleoside triphosphate hydrolase; its protein translation is MHTSRLFTLVLVVQPSRVLLGMKKRGFGAGLWNGFGGKVQPGESIEEAARRELLEESGLTVDTLQKMGQITFEFVGNSELMDVHIFRADHFHGEPTESDEMRPQWFQLDEVPFHCMWPDDSYWFPLLLQRKLFRGYFKFQGQDTILEHSLKEVEEV